A window of the Zeugodacus cucurbitae isolate PBARC_wt_2022May chromosome 2, idZeuCucr1.2, whole genome shotgun sequence genome harbors these coding sequences:
- the LOC105220491 gene encoding homeobox protein MSH-D — translation MSDFSIDYILHRAGERYIGTNASIGIVERIKLEEQHRRQRGAYDTYQSGVAVELANMAAGVVDAHTLGAFNHERVAQMPMFDWLQYTRYHPPRLPRSLRQPPAKRTPGRLPRIPFTPTQLEALESAYRAANYLSAEEANQLAASLVLTNTRVKIWFQNRRARERREKRERDESYESTISSNASSPEPQPDVVL, via the exons ATGAGCGATTTCAGCATCGACTACATACTGCATCGTGCTGGCGAAAGGTATATCGGCACAAATGCTTCGATTGGCATTGTGGAGCGCATCAAATTGGAGGAGCAGCACCGGCGTCAACGTGGAGCTTACGACACATATCAATCCGGCGTAGCCGTTGAGTTGGCCAACATGGCCGCCGGTGTTGTGGACGCACACACGTTGGGCGCATTCAATCATGAGCGTGTCGCGCAAATGCCCATGTTCGATTGGTTGCAGTATACGCGCTATCATCCGCCGCGTTTGCCAC GCTCACTACGTCAACCGCCTGCCAAACGCACGCCCGGCCGTCTGCCACGCATACCATTCACACCCACACAACTGGAAGCACTGGAAAGCGCCTATCGCGCAGCGAACTACTTGAGCGCGGAAGAAGCCAACCAGCTAGCCGCGTCGCTGGTGTTGACAAATACGCGCGTCAAAATTTGGTTTCAAAATCGTCGCGCACGTGAGCGACGCGAAAAACGTGAGCGTGATGAAAGTTATGAATCCACAATCTCTTCCAACGCCTCTAGTCCGGAACCGCAACCCGATGTTGTGCTATAG
- the LOC105216347 gene encoding uncharacterized protein LOC105216347: MTIVKYSLLNKQDNDDENVYECQNQGVLQKCLALVKHKQFAGFFAFCMLITTLQLLHMRLYYDAAERLNETTIQIDVAENNITITESTLNVTNHSEKRPKDKYFIYTSQCRMPYVDPFGEDVLKIFNPQKYKYTNCTKDEAFITSNYHLNVRQYFLHIEMEAIERAVKPLNASATNVHCCYRQIVRSGSGGSADTKYKLLNCVIFHQDFLVPSHIEYIITECYLDHNEKKPLQKDAFSFIQAKKEEISAENATESQVLGIRKPSVLLIGIDAVSRINLRRTMPQTFKYLQVNEWAELLGYNKVNPAQSKYYIYTSQCRVPYVPAFTEEALKVFKPENYKFTNCTNDEAFISTVYQLNAKQYILHMDMEAIERAVKPLNASATDVRCCYRQIVRAGSGKTADKEAKLLNCTTFEQDFLVPIHIEYMVTECYVGGNATKPIQADAFSFIQPLKPLNSSITISYARRAARAQRLRKPSILLVGIDSISRINLRRTMPMTAKYLEGSEEWIEFHGLNKVGDNTFPNLMPLLTSYNTSMAYEKCKPSVVGGLNQPICNFIWDKFKEAGYITAYSEDVVVINTYNYKKIGFEHPPTDYYMRPMTLAIEKALKVQSSAGLPYCVGRRHYGDYIFDSALQYANVFTEEQPTFGLFWMNSFSHNAYDTAATMDVKVLEYLKKFKSEGVLERSIVLFFSDHGVRWGPLVKLTSGFLEERLPMFFISLPPWYQKQHPDFIKTLKINQKRLTTPYDIYATLKHILEDADPEIHVPYVNGSTPGLSIFQEIPENRTCKDADIPEHWCTCVPYEVVPTSDAVAKNVTALVLNEINQYLVNKSISDKCAELKLTKIESVEMKMFKVPNESTYRISFEANPEKAKFRATVVLNITTNTIKTNVEEISRLDSYANTAKCIDLKEEQKYCLCRNTTTTKT; the protein is encoded by the exons ATGACGATTGTAAAATACAGTTTACTAAATAAACAAGACAACGATGATGAAAATGTGTATGAATGTCAAAATCAAGGTGTATTGCAAAAATGTTTAGCGCTTGTGAAACATAAACAGTTTGCtggattttttgcattttgtatgtTAATTACAACATTACAGCTGCTGCACATGCGCTTGTACTATGATGCAGCGGAACGTTTAAACGAAACCACAATTCAAATTGATGTGGCGGAAA ATAATATAACGATTACAGAATCTACACTAAATGTCACAAATCATAGCGAAAAACGACCAAAAGACAAATACTTCATCTATACGTCACAATGTCGCATGCCGTATGTGGATCCTTTTGGGGAAgatgttctaaaaatatttaatccacAAAAGTACAAGTACACCAATTGTACAAAGGATGAAGCTTTCATTACAAGCAATTACCATCTAAATGTACGACAATACTTTCTACATATAGAGATGGAGGCAATAGAGCGGGCGGTGAAGCCGTTAAATGCCAGCGCAACGAATGTTCATTGTTGTTATCGACAAATTGTGCGAAGTGGAAGTGGTGGATCGGCTGATACAAAGTATAA ACTCTTAAACTGTGTTATATTTCATCAGGACTTTTTGGTACCGTCACATATAGAGTATATAATTACTGAGTGTTACTTAGATCACAATGAGAAAAAACCACTACAGAAGGATGCCTTTTCATTTATACAAGCTAAGAAGGAAGAAATCAGCGCCGAAAATGCTACCGAATCACAAGTATTGGGCATAAGGAAACCAAGCGTTTTGCTCATCGGTATTGATGCTGTTTCGCGTATTAACCTTCGACGTACAATGCCGCAGACTTTCAAGTATCTGCAAGTAAATGAGTGGGCCGAATTACTGGGTTACAACAAAGTAA ATCCAGCGCAATCGAAATATTACATTTACACATCACAATGTCGTGTACCGTATGTGCCTGCCTTTACCGAGGAGGCGCTCAAAGTATTTAAaccagaaaattataaattcaccAATTGCACCAACGATGAAGCCTTCATTTCAACCGTTTACCAGCTAAATGCAAAACAATACATTCTACACATGGATATGGAGGCAATAGAGCGTGCCGTTAAACCGTTAAATGCCAGCGCCACAGATGTCCGTTGTTGTTATCGGCAAATTGTTAGAGCTGGGAGTGGTAAAACCGCTGATAAAGAGGCTAA ACTCTTAAATTGCACCACATTCGAGCAGGATTTTCTGGTACCCATACATATCGAATATATGGTTACTGAGTGTTATGTTGGTGGCAATGCTACAAAACCTATACAAGCGGACGCCTTCTCATTTATACAACCACTAAAGCCTTTGAACAGTTCTATAACCATTTCATATGCCAGAAGAGCTGCTAGAGCGCAACGTCTAAGGAAGCCGAGTATATTATTAGTGGGCATTGATAGTATATCACGCATCAATTTAAGACGCACAATGCCGATGACTGCTAAATATCTAGAGGGGAGCGAGGAGTGGATAGAATTTCATGGTTTGAATAAA GTCGGTGATAATACATTTCCGAATTTGATGCCGCTGCTCACATCATACAATACATCAATGGCATATGAGAAATGCAAACCTTCAGTAGTTGGCGGACTTAATCAAcccatttgcaattttatttgggataaattcaaagaagctgGTTATATAACCGCATATTCGGAGGATGTGGTCGTTATAAATACGTACAATTATAAGAAAATTGGATTTGAGCATCCACCAACTGATTATTATATGCGCCCGATGACATTAGCAATTGAAAAGGCACTGAAAGTGCAGTCAAGTGCTGGACTACCGTATTGTGTTGGACGCCGGCATTATGGCGATTACATCTTCGATAGTGCATTACAGTACGCGAATGTGTTTACCGAAGAGCAACCCACTTTCGGACTGTTTTGGATGAACTCATTTAGTCACAATGCTTACGATACGGCAGCAACAATGGACGTTAAAGTCTTGGAGTATCTTAAGAAATTTAAGAGTGAGGGCGTATTGGAGCGTTCAATTGTGTTATTCTTTTCCGATCATGGTGTACGTTGGGGCCCATTGGTGAAGTTAACATCTGGTTTCTTAGAAGAACGTTTGCCAATGTTCTTCATATCACTACCACCGTGGTATCAAAAGCAACATCCGGATTTcatcaaaactttaaaaataaatcaaaaacgtCTAACCACGCCCTATGATATTTATGCAACGCTCAAACATATACTTGAGGATGCGGATCCTGAAATACACGTACCTTATGTTAATGGCTCTACGCCGGGTCTTAGTATATTTCAAGAAATACCTGAGAATCGTACTTGCAAGGATGCGGACATCCCCGAGCATTGGTGTACCTGTGTACCATATGAAGTTGTACCAACAAGCGATGCTGTCGCAAAGAATGTAACTGCACTGGTATTAAATGAAATCAATCAATATTTGGTTAATAAGAGCATTAGTGATAAATGTGCCGAattgaaattaacaaaaatcgaaagtgttgaaatgaaaatgttcaAAGTACCGAATGAGTCCACATATCGTATAAGCTTCGAAGCGAACCCGGAGAAAGCGAAATTTCGAGCAACAgtagttttaaatataacaacaaatacaatcaaAACCAATGTGGAAGAGATATCACGTCTGGATTCTTATGCGAATACTGCCAAGTGCATCGATTTGAAGGAAGAGCAGAAATATTGTCTTTGCAGGAATACCACAACCACAAAGACATAA